A region of Frederiksenia canicola DNA encodes the following proteins:
- a CDS encoding acyl-[ACP]--phospholipid O-acyltransferase → MKLWKYAGFLPYLAIAFLNASVDLAHKITIQNVLLKSFEGDTLVMLTAVINAMILLPFILLFSPSAFLNDTFSRTKIIRISSLAAVAISALIAVCYMMGQFYFAFGLTLLLAAQSAIYSPAKYSIIKSIVGTEQLGMANGVIQALTIMAILFSSFAFSFFFEAHYVAANDPNVILQSVWPIGVALVVLSILEAIFAFRIPFFAHQQAEQDGKFSTVEYLNFTYFKQNIRSLRADKNIWLSVIGLSLFWGVSQVIVAAFPAHYKTFFNGDNAIVIQAILAVSGVGLMMGSYLAGKMSKLHIELGIVPIGALGIFVSLFGLTMASSELWLGICSFSFGVFGGLFIVPLNATIQFFAPEAQSGKIMAGNNFMQNIAMVLFLSLSIVFVQLAISTTGLFIFSSLVCLVGSFYAMLQLPHLFTRLLLLPILKTSYRFNVEGLKNLPQSGGVLLLGNHISWIDWLVLQAASPRAIKFVMYRPIYNKWYLNWFLRIFNVIPIGGGASRESIQTIRSYLEKGEVVALFPEGHISYNGQINEFQKGFEYVLKDLENVAVVPFYLRGLWGSSFSRAESYYKALTKRRGKRDVLVAFGKPINRFIDRVEMKQKVVELSFSAWQRFIRRQKPLTEHWLSSAKSDLFKTSVVDAQGMKLSNLKLMAAVFSFVKQLRQQLKDQKHIGVVLPSSAAGSIVNMALLSMGKVPVNLNYTLSEQTMAKALEKAQIRTVISSAKFLEKLTARGFDFKAVLQDKLIFAEDLGKAISKSSKIRSLLMALLAPKWLLKLCYFSPVSLNDTATILFSSGSEGEPKGIELSHQNLLMNIKQVSELLNFRKDDVILNSLPIFHSFGLTVTTLLPLCEGIKMVSVPDPTDGEMVGKMCAKQGVTILFGTSTFFRLYTRNRKLHPLMFQRVRMVIAGAEKLKADVKEAFRLKFGLEIYEGYGTTETAPVAAVNLPNMLDKDSLKEMTFNKAGSVGLPLPGTVIKIVDPDTLTELPISENGLIVIGGGQVMKGYLNEPEKTADVIFEQDGVRYYKTGDKGNIDENGFITIVDRYSRFAKIGGEMISLGSVEEQIGKTLGDEATFVATAINDEKKGEAVVLLVKSELPLSEIEQRIKAAEMPAIMQPSCIFQVAEIPVLGSGKIDFKGARTLAIELSENA, encoded by the coding sequence ATGAAACTCTGGAAATATGCGGGCTTTTTGCCTTATTTAGCTATTGCTTTTCTCAATGCAAGTGTCGATTTGGCACATAAAATCACGATTCAAAATGTCCTGTTAAAAAGTTTTGAAGGCGATACTTTAGTCATGCTAACTGCAGTGATTAACGCAATGATTTTATTGCCCTTTATTCTGCTTTTCTCACCGTCAGCGTTTTTAAATGACACCTTTTCTCGTACCAAAATTATTCGTATTAGCAGCTTGGCAGCCGTTGCGATCAGTGCGTTGATTGCTGTCTGTTATATGATGGGGCAATTTTATTTCGCATTTGGTTTAACGCTGTTGCTAGCGGCTCAAAGTGCGATTTATTCGCCTGCGAAATACAGCATCATCAAATCCATTGTTGGCACAGAGCAGCTAGGAATGGCAAATGGTGTGATTCAGGCTCTCACTATTATGGCAATTCTCTTTAGCTCATTTGCTTTTTCGTTTTTCTTTGAGGCCCATTATGTAGCTGCGAACGATCCCAATGTTATTTTGCAAAGTGTATGGCCAATCGGTGTCGCGTTAGTTGTATTGAGTATATTAGAGGCTATTTTTGCGTTCCGAATTCCATTTTTCGCTCATCAGCAAGCAGAGCAAGATGGCAAATTTAGTACTGTGGAGTATCTCAATTTCACTTATTTCAAACAGAATATTCGTTCGCTGCGAGCAGATAAGAATATTTGGTTAAGTGTAATTGGATTAAGCCTATTTTGGGGTGTTTCACAAGTGATTGTGGCAGCCTTTCCGGCACACTATAAAACATTTTTTAATGGTGATAACGCGATTGTGATTCAAGCGATTTTGGCGGTCAGTGGTGTAGGGTTGATGATGGGCTCTTACCTTGCTGGGAAAATGTCTAAGCTTCATATTGAGTTAGGTATTGTGCCGATTGGAGCATTGGGTATTTTTGTGTCGTTATTTGGCTTAACAATGGCAAGTAGCGAGCTTTGGTTAGGGATTTGCTCTTTCAGCTTCGGTGTATTTGGTGGGCTATTTATTGTGCCTCTGAATGCGACTATTCAATTTTTTGCCCCAGAAGCACAAAGCGGCAAAATTATGGCTGGCAATAATTTTATGCAGAACATTGCGATGGTGCTATTTTTATCGCTTAGCATTGTGTTTGTGCAACTCGCTATTTCAACAACGGGCTTGTTTATCTTCTCCTCATTAGTCTGTTTGGTCGGGAGCTTTTATGCAATGTTACAGCTCCCGCATCTTTTTACTCGCTTGCTGTTGCTACCGATTTTAAAAACAAGCTATCGTTTTAATGTTGAAGGTTTGAAAAATCTCCCACAAAGTGGTGGTGTACTGTTATTAGGTAATCATATTAGCTGGATCGACTGGCTTGTATTGCAAGCCGCAAGCCCACGGGCAATTAAGTTTGTGATGTATCGTCCGATTTACAATAAATGGTATCTCAACTGGTTTCTACGCATTTTCAACGTGATTCCAATTGGCGGTGGAGCAAGTCGAGAATCCATCCAAACAATCCGTAGTTACTTAGAAAAAGGTGAAGTTGTTGCCCTGTTTCCTGAAGGTCATATTAGCTATAACGGGCAGATCAATGAATTTCAAAAAGGGTTTGAATACGTTTTAAAAGACCTAGAAAACGTCGCTGTCGTGCCATTTTATTTGCGTGGCTTATGGGGCAGTAGTTTCTCTCGAGCAGAAAGTTACTATAAAGCATTAACCAAAAGACGTGGCAAACGAGATGTGCTTGTCGCTTTTGGTAAACCGATTAATCGCTTTATTGACCGAGTGGAAATGAAACAGAAAGTCGTTGAGCTCTCTTTTAGTGCGTGGCAGCGTTTTATTCGTCGTCAAAAACCACTCACAGAGCATTGGTTATCTTCGGCTAAATCGGATCTCTTTAAGACTAGCGTAGTGGATGCTCAAGGAATGAAGTTGAGTAACTTAAAGCTGATGGCCGCCGTGTTTAGTTTTGTTAAGCAATTACGTCAACAATTGAAAGATCAAAAGCATATTGGCGTTGTATTGCCAAGTTCTGCCGCAGGATCGATTGTGAATATGGCATTGTTATCAATGGGTAAAGTGCCTGTAAATCTCAACTATACCTTGAGCGAACAGACGATGGCAAAAGCCTTAGAGAAAGCACAAATTCGTACGGTGATCAGTTCGGCAAAGTTTTTAGAGAAACTGACGGCTCGTGGGTTTGATTTCAAAGCTGTCTTACAGGATAAGCTGATCTTTGCTGAAGATCTTGGCAAAGCGATCAGCAAAAGTAGCAAAATTCGTAGTCTGTTGATGGCATTACTCGCACCGAAATGGCTGTTGAAATTGTGCTATTTCTCACCAGTTAGTTTAAATGATACGGCAACGATTCTGTTTAGTAGTGGCAGTGAAGGGGAGCCAAAAGGAATTGAGCTAAGTCATCAAAACTTGCTGATGAATATCAAGCAAGTAAGCGAGCTACTCAACTTCCGAAAAGATGATGTTATTTTAAACTCTCTGCCAATTTTCCACTCTTTTGGGCTGACGGTAACCACGCTTCTGCCATTGTGTGAAGGCATTAAAATGGTAAGTGTGCCAGATCCTACTGATGGTGAAATGGTTGGAAAAATGTGTGCTAAACAGGGGGTAACAATTCTGTTTGGGACATCTACATTCTTCCGATTGTACACTCGCAATCGAAAACTGCACCCGTTGATGTTCCAACGAGTACGTATGGTAATTGCGGGGGCAGAAAAGCTCAAAGCAGACGTCAAAGAAGCGTTCCGTTTGAAATTCGGATTAGAGATTTATGAAGGTTATGGTACGACAGAAACTGCACCAGTGGCGGCAGTGAATCTACCAAATATGTTAGACAAAGACAGTTTGAAAGAGATGACCTTTAATAAAGCGGGTTCAGTGGGGCTCCCTTTGCCGGGTACGGTGATTAAAATTGTTGATCCTGACACGCTTACTGAGCTGCCAATAAGCGAAAATGGCCTAATTGTGATTGGCGGTGGGCAAGTAATGAAAGGTTACTTGAATGAGCCAGAGAAAACTGCAGACGTCATTTTTGAACAAGATGGTGTGCGTTACTATAAAACGGGTGATAAAGGCAACATTGATGAAAATGGCTTTATTACGATTGTCGATCGCTATTCCCGTTTTGCTAAAATTGGTGGCGAAATGATAAGCCTAGGTAGTGTTGAAGAGCAGATTGGCAAAACGTTAGGCGATGAGGCGACGTTTGTGGCAACGGCAATTAATGACGAAAAGAAAGGCGAAGCTGTGGTGCTCTTGGTGAAATCAGAATTGCCGCTGAGCGAAATTGAGCAACGCATTAAAGCGGCCGAAATGCCGGCGATTATGCAACCGAGTTGCATTTTCCAAGTGGCAGAAATCCCAGTGTTAGGCAGTGGTAAAATTGATTTCAAAGGGGCGAGAACCCTTGCGATTGAGCTAAGCGAGAACGCTTAG
- a CDS encoding MerR family transcriptional regulator encodes MLKMNELVKLSQTPKSTILYYVKEGLLPEPHKDKPNFHLYDEKCVKLIEFIRYLQSNFYATISQIKALFASPAFDVDNPYESLISSLSIIMGAESETFSETELCQQFHISAEQLQQWVTQGLITPRDNIFTAKERDILAILCRSNAAELGVIAQYAEVAKKLAVQEAEVTINALENSSEKDQKLKHLFDILLVLKPYVLNMQTLKTYQQGSQL; translated from the coding sequence ATGTTAAAGATGAATGAGTTGGTCAAACTCAGCCAAACCCCCAAATCGACGATTTTGTATTATGTGAAAGAAGGGTTGTTGCCCGAACCGCATAAAGACAAGCCGAATTTTCATCTTTATGATGAAAAGTGCGTCAAGCTGATTGAATTTATTCGCTATTTACAAAGTAATTTTTATGCCACGATTTCGCAGATTAAAGCCTTATTTGCTTCGCCTGCTTTTGATGTCGACAATCCTTACGAAAGTTTGATTAGTTCACTGTCTATCATTATGGGGGCTGAGAGTGAAACTTTTAGTGAAACGGAGCTTTGCCAACAATTTCACATTTCTGCTGAGCAGCTACAACAGTGGGTTACACAAGGCTTGATCACGCCTCGTGATAATATTTTTACTGCCAAAGAACGCGATATTTTAGCGATTCTATGCCGTTCTAACGCGGCAGAGTTGGGCGTGATTGCACAATATGCAGAAGTAGCAAAAAAGCTTGCAGTGCAAGAAGCAGAAGTCACAATCAATGCACTAGAAAATAGTTCAGAGAAAGATCAAAAACTCAAGCATCTGTTTGATATTTTGTTAGTGCTTAAGCCTTATGTGTTAAATATGCAAACTTTAAAAACTTACCAGCAGGGGAGTCAACTATGA
- the asd gene encoding aspartate-semialdehyde dehydrogenase, with protein sequence MQNVGFIGWRGMVGSVLMDRMVQENDFSNINPIFFTTSQAGQKAPVFAGKDAGELKNAFDIDELKKLDIIVTCQGGDYTNEVYPKLKATGWNGYWIDAASALRMKDDAIIVLDPVNQHVIDQGLKNGVKTFVGGNCTVSLMLMAIGGLFERDLVEWVSVATYQAASGAGAKNMRELLSQMGELEESVKAELADPASSILDIERKVTAKMRDDAFPTDNFGAPLAGSLIPWIDKLLPETGQTKEEWKGYAETNKILGLSENPIAVDGLCVRIGALRCHSQAFTIKLKKDLPLAEIEQIIASHNEWVKVIPNDKETTLRELTPAKVTGTLSIPVGRLRKLAMGGEYLAAFTVGDQLLWGAAEPVRRILVQLVK encoded by the coding sequence ATGCAAAATGTAGGTTTTATCGGCTGGCGTGGAATGGTCGGTTCGGTCTTAATGGATCGAATGGTGCAAGAAAACGACTTCTCTAACATTAATCCTATCTTCTTCACCACTTCACAAGCGGGGCAAAAAGCCCCTGTTTTTGCAGGTAAAGACGCAGGTGAACTTAAAAATGCTTTCGACATTGATGAGCTGAAAAAACTCGACATTATCGTGACTTGTCAAGGCGGCGATTACACCAACGAAGTATATCCAAAATTAAAAGCAACTGGCTGGAATGGCTACTGGATTGATGCGGCATCAGCATTACGTATGAAAGACGATGCAATCATTGTGCTTGACCCAGTGAATCAACACGTTATCGACCAAGGCTTAAAAAATGGTGTGAAAACCTTTGTGGGTGGAAACTGTACCGTCAGTTTGATGTTAATGGCGATTGGCGGCCTGTTTGAGCGTGATTTAGTGGAATGGGTTTCGGTGGCAACCTACCAAGCTGCATCGGGTGCAGGTGCCAAAAATATGCGTGAATTGCTTTCACAAATGGGTGAATTAGAAGAGAGCGTTAAAGCAGAACTTGCTGATCCAGCATCATCCATTTTAGATATTGAACGCAAAGTTACCGCCAAAATGCGTGATGATGCATTCCCAACCGACAACTTCGGTGCTCCGCTTGCGGGTAGCTTAATTCCTTGGATCGACAAATTGTTACCAGAAACAGGACAAACCAAAGAAGAGTGGAAAGGCTACGCCGAAACCAACAAAATTTTGGGCTTGAGCGAAAATCCAATTGCGGTTGATGGTTTGTGTGTTCGCATCGGAGCATTACGCTGCCATAGCCAAGCATTCACCATCAAACTGAAAAAAGATTTACCGTTGGCGGAAATTGAACAGATCATTGCCAGCCACAACGAATGGGTGAAAGTGATCCCGAACGATAAAGAAACCACTTTGCGTGAACTCACTCCAGCGAAAGTGACTGGCACCTTGAGCATTCCAGTCGGCCGTTTACGCAAACTCGCCATGGGCGGTGAATATTTGGCAGCATTCACCGTTGGTGACCAGTTATTATGGGGGGCTGCGGAGCCTGTTCGCCGTATTTTAGTGCAATTAGTGAAGTAA
- a CDS encoding HPr family phosphocarrier protein — translation MYSKDVTIVGANGLHTRPAAEFVKAAKGFASDITVTSGGKSASAKSLFKLQTLGLAQGTVITISAEGEDEQKAVDFLVDLIPTLE, via the coding sequence ATGTACTCAAAAGACGTGACTATCGTTGGTGCAAATGGTTTGCACACTCGCCCAGCCGCTGAATTCGTTAAGGCTGCGAAAGGTTTTGCATCAGACATTACTGTAACTTCTGGTGGCAAAAGTGCAAGTGCGAAAAGTTTATTCAAACTCCAAACATTAGGTTTAGCACAGGGAACCGTTATCACCATTTCGGCTGAAGGTGAAGACGAGCAAAAAGCGGTCGATTTCTTAGTCGATTTAATCCCAACTTTAGAATAA
- the ptsI gene encoding phosphoenolpyruvate-protein phosphotransferase PtsI, translated as MITGIAASPGVVFGKALVLKEEPIVLNTQKISAEQVDAEKAKFFAGREKAAAQLTAIKEKARRTLGEEKEAIFEGHLMILEDEELEEEILGYLEEHLVTADVATSKIIDMQVAMLADIDDEYLKERAGDIRDIGNRLLRNILNMHIVDLGDIQEEAILIAYDLTPSETAQLNLDKVLGFITDIGGRTSHTSIMARSLELPAIVGTNNITSLVNTGDLIILDATNNQIHINPSNEQVEAFKAQQAKEQAEKAELAKLKDLPAETLDEHRIEVVGNIGTIRDVEGVLRNGGEGVGLYRTEFLFMDRNHLPTEDEQFEAYKEVVEAMGGKLVVLRTMDIGGDKELPYLDLPKEMNPFLGWRAVRIGLDRREILDTQLRAVLRASAFGKLAVMFPMIISVEEIRELKGIVATLKEQLRAEGKAFDENIQIGVMVETPSAAVNARHLAKEVDFFSIGTNDLTQYTLAVDRGNELIAHLYNPLTPSVLNLIKQVIDASHAEGKWTGMCGELAGDVRATALLLGMGLDEFSMSGISVPHVKKLVRNITFADAKALADAALQQPTAADIEKLVDDFYQKLN; from the coding sequence ATGATTACTGGTATCGCTGCTTCGCCGGGTGTAGTTTTCGGCAAAGCTCTTGTGCTAAAAGAAGAACCTATCGTTTTAAATACGCAAAAAATTTCGGCAGAACAAGTTGACGCAGAAAAAGCAAAATTCTTTGCAGGCCGTGAAAAAGCCGCAGCACAGCTGACGGCAATCAAAGAAAAAGCACGCCGCACACTAGGTGAAGAAAAAGAAGCAATCTTTGAGGGTCATTTAATGATCTTAGAAGATGAAGAGCTTGAAGAAGAAATTTTAGGCTATTTAGAAGAACACCTTGTAACAGCGGATGTTGCAACCAGCAAAATTATCGACATGCAAGTCGCCATGTTAGCCGACATTGATGATGAATATTTAAAAGAGCGGGCTGGCGATATTCGTGATATTGGTAACCGCTTGTTACGCAATATTCTGAATATGCACATTGTTGATTTAGGCGATATTCAAGAAGAAGCAATCCTGATTGCTTACGATCTAACGCCATCTGAAACTGCTCAGCTGAATTTAGACAAAGTGTTAGGGTTCATTACTGATATTGGCGGTCGAACCTCTCACACCTCAATTATGGCACGTTCGTTAGAGTTGCCTGCCATTGTGGGGACGAATAATATCACCTCATTAGTGAACACAGGCGATCTGATCATTTTAGATGCGACTAACAACCAAATTCATATCAATCCATCCAACGAACAAGTTGAAGCTTTCAAAGCACAGCAAGCAAAAGAGCAAGCGGAAAAAGCAGAACTAGCCAAATTGAAAGACTTGCCAGCGGAAACCTTGGACGAACACCGTATTGAAGTCGTTGGTAATATTGGGACTATTCGTGATGTAGAAGGCGTATTGCGTAACGGCGGTGAAGGTGTTGGTTTATACCGTACCGAATTCTTATTTATGGATCGTAACCATTTACCAACGGAAGATGAACAATTTGAAGCCTACAAGGAAGTGGTAGAAGCCATGGGTGGCAAACTTGTAGTATTACGTACCATGGATATCGGTGGCGACAAAGAATTGCCCTATTTAGATTTACCAAAAGAAATGAACCCATTCCTTGGCTGGCGTGCAGTACGTATTGGCTTAGATCGTCGTGAAATTCTCGACACCCAACTACGTGCGGTCTTGCGTGCTTCAGCGTTCGGTAAATTAGCGGTGATGTTCCCGATGATTATTTCCGTGGAAGAAATCCGTGAATTAAAAGGCATCGTCGCAACGTTGAAAGAGCAGCTTCGTGCAGAAGGCAAAGCCTTTGATGAAAATATTCAAATCGGCGTAATGGTGGAAACACCGTCCGCTGCCGTCAATGCTCGCCATCTTGCAAAAGAAGTCGATTTCTTCAGTATCGGTACCAACGATTTAACTCAATATACACTTGCAGTAGATCGTGGTAACGAACTCATTGCCCATTTATACAATCCACTTACGCCATCCGTATTGAACTTGATCAAACAAGTGATTGATGCCTCTCACGCTGAAGGCAAATGGACTGGAATGTGTGGTGAGTTAGCGGGTGATGTACGAGCTACCGCCTTGTTACTCGGTATGGGATTAGACGAATTCAGTATGAGTGGTATTTCCGTTCCACATGTAAAAAAACTGGTTCGCAATATCACATTTGCCGATGCTAAAGCTCTTGCTGATGCCGCATTACAACAGCCAACAGCAGCGGATATTGAAAAATTAGTTGATGACTTCTATCAAAAATTGAACTAA
- the crr gene encoding PTS glucose transporter subunit IIA, translating into MGFLDKLFGGKKDSASKEVNIYAPLSGEIVNIEDVPDVVFSEKIVGDGIAVRPNGDVIVAPVNGTIGKIFETNHAFSIESDEGIELFVHFGIDTVELKGEGFTRLATEGQKVKVGDPIIQFDLALLESKAKSVLTPVVISNMDEISNLQKHTGEVVKGESVVLTITK; encoded by the coding sequence ATGGGTTTTTTAGATAAACTTTTTGGCGGCAAGAAAGATTCTGCGTCTAAAGAAGTAAACATTTATGCTCCACTTTCAGGTGAGATTGTCAATATCGAAGATGTTCCTGATGTGGTTTTCTCTGAAAAAATCGTCGGCGATGGTATTGCAGTACGTCCAAATGGAGATGTCATTGTCGCTCCAGTAAACGGCACAATCGGTAAAATTTTTGAAACTAATCACGCATTTTCAATTGAATCAGACGAAGGTATTGAATTATTCGTTCACTTTGGTATCGACACTGTTGAACTCAAAGGCGAAGGCTTCACTCGCTTAGCGACAGAAGGCCAAAAAGTAAAAGTAGGTGATCCAATCATTCAATTCGATCTTGCTCTTTTAGAGTCAAAAGCAAAATCAGTGCTCACCCCAGTTGTGATTTCCAATATGGATGAAATCAGCAATTTACAAAAACACACTGGTGAAGTCGTGAAAGGCGAAAGTGTTGTTTTAACTATCACTAAATAA
- the miaB gene encoding tRNA (N6-isopentenyl adenosine(37)-C2)-methylthiotransferase MiaB: protein MTQKLHITTWGCQMNEYDSSKMADLLNSTHGFELTENPEDADVLLLNTCSIREKAQEKVFSQLGRWKTWKNTKPNLIIGVGGCVASQEGEHIRQRAPFVDIVFGPQTLHRLPEMINQIRGGKSSIVDISFPEIEKFDRLPEPKAEGPTAFVSIMEGCNKYCSFCVVPYTRGEEVSRPVDDVLFEIAQLAAQGVREVNLLGQNVNAYRGETFDGGICTFAELLRLVAAIDGIDRLRFTTSHPIEFTDDIIEVYRDTPELVSFLHLPIQSGSDRVLTMMKRNHTALEYKAIIRKLREARPDIQISSDFIVGFPGETAKDFEDTMKIIEQVNFDMSFSFIYSARPGTPAADLPDDVSEDEKKDRLYRLQQRINHQAMQFSRLMLGTEQRILVEGPSKKDLMELTGRTETNRIVNFQGSPDMIGKFVDVKITDVYTNSLRGEVVRTEEQMGLRVVESPQSVINRTRKEDELGVGKFVVNL from the coding sequence ATGACACAAAAATTACATATTACCACTTGGGGCTGCCAGATGAACGAATACGACTCGTCCAAAATGGCTGACCTTTTAAACAGCACTCATGGTTTTGAATTGACCGAAAACCCTGAAGATGCGGACGTTTTATTGCTCAACACCTGTTCCATTCGGGAAAAAGCACAGGAAAAAGTGTTCTCACAGCTCGGACGTTGGAAAACGTGGAAAAACACCAAACCTAACTTAATTATCGGCGTCGGCGGTTGTGTCGCCTCACAAGAGGGTGAGCATATTCGCCAACGTGCACCGTTCGTGGACATCGTTTTCGGGCCACAAACCTTGCACCGCTTACCTGAAATGATCAACCAAATTCGTGGCGGGAAAAGTTCGATCGTCGATATTAGCTTCCCAGAAATTGAAAAATTTGACCGCTTACCTGAGCCAAAAGCCGAAGGTCCAACGGCATTTGTGTCGATTATGGAAGGCTGTAACAAATATTGCTCATTCTGCGTTGTGCCATATACCCGTGGCGAAGAAGTGAGCCGTCCTGTTGATGATGTTTTATTTGAAATTGCTCAACTGGCTGCACAAGGCGTGCGTGAAGTGAACCTACTTGGTCAAAACGTGAACGCTTACCGCGGTGAAACCTTTGACGGTGGCATCTGCACCTTTGCGGAATTACTTCGTCTTGTTGCTGCGATTGACGGCATTGACCGCTTGCGTTTCACTACCAGCCACCCGATTGAGTTTACTGACGACATCATCGAAGTTTATCGTGACACACCAGAATTAGTTAGTTTCTTGCATTTGCCAATCCAAAGCGGCTCAGATCGCGTGCTAACGATGATGAAACGTAACCACACTGCCTTAGAATACAAAGCGATTATCCGCAAGTTACGTGAGGCTCGCCCTGATATTCAAATCAGTTCCGATTTCATCGTCGGCTTTCCAGGAGAAACGGCAAAAGATTTTGAAGACACGATGAAAATCATCGAGCAAGTCAATTTCGATATGAGCTTCAGCTTTATCTACTCCGCTCGCCCAGGTACACCCGCGGCAGATTTGCCCGATGATGTGAGCGAAGACGAGAAAAAAGATCGTCTCTACCGTCTGCAACAACGCATCAACCATCAGGCAATGCAATTCAGCCGCTTGATGCTTGGTACAGAACAACGCATTTTGGTTGAAGGTCCATCGAAAAAAGATTTAATGGAATTGACAGGGCGTACCGAAACTAACCGTATCGTGAACTTCCAAGGCTCGCCAGATATGATCGGTAAATTTGTCGATGTAAAAATCACCGATGTTTATACCAACTCCCTGCGTGGTGAAGTGGTTCGCACCGAAGAGCAAATGGGCTTAAGAGTGGTTGAATCGCCACAAAGTGTCATCAACCGCACCCGCAAAGAAGATGAACTTGGTGTTGGCAAGTTTGTGGTAAATTTGTAA
- a CDS encoding DUF3298 and DUF4163 domain-containing protein — protein MKKSLLAFVIASLFVVTACDNKTKSKLREAEQKMAQLDMENKKLHAELSKPRDFPALQVEIVELFSKKGEVKYPKKAYEIDSSKISVTATTAKTGVEWLDQLLLQKLYHDYLSAEEKKMAAGKVITQDEVITFLNQVYDKSEAAVKDPEDRVHGYESSVNTYYVGQRNHIVSFTQFFSSYSGGAHGVYHTNYLNIDINKKAIITLNDLVKMDKLAELEKILWNKYLALKTNEKGEMAELLTEKKDFFVPENFYFTANGMSFVYPIYTLTTYSEGEAELFVDFYDLKGLLNADYFPTKKDGFELNPTEF, from the coding sequence ATGAAAAAATCACTGCTTGCTTTTGTTATCGCTTCACTTTTCGTCGTAACCGCTTGCGATAATAAAACCAAATCGAAATTACGCGAAGCAGAGCAAAAAATGGCTCAACTCGACATGGAGAATAAAAAGTTACACGCTGAACTTAGCAAACCGCGGGACTTCCCTGCGTTACAGGTGGAGATTGTTGAGCTGTTCTCAAAAAAAGGAGAAGTGAAGTATCCAAAAAAAGCGTATGAAATAGATTCAAGTAAAATTTCTGTGACAGCCACAACCGCCAAAACGGGGGTTGAATGGCTCGATCAGCTGCTTCTACAAAAACTTTATCACGATTATCTTTCCGCTGAAGAAAAAAAGATGGCCGCGGGAAAGGTAATTACCCAAGACGAAGTGATTACGTTCTTGAACCAGGTGTATGATAAATCGGAAGCGGCGGTAAAAGATCCAGAAGATCGTGTACACGGTTATGAAAGTAGCGTAAATACCTATTATGTTGGGCAGCGTAATCACATTGTGAGTTTTACTCAGTTTTTTTCTAGCTACTCTGGCGGAGCTCATGGGGTCTATCACACAAATTATTTGAACATCGATATCAATAAAAAAGCCATTATTACGCTTAATGATTTAGTCAAAATGGACAAACTGGCTGAGTTAGAGAAAATATTATGGAATAAATATCTTGCCTTGAAAACGAATGAAAAAGGTGAAATGGCTGAGCTGCTTACGGAAAAGAAAGATTTTTTTGTACCTGAGAATTTCTATTTCACAGCGAATGGCATGAGTTTTGTTTATCCGATTTATACATTAACAACGTATTCAGAAGGCGAGGCGGAATTATTTGTTGATTTCTATGATTTAAAAGGCTTGCTCAACGCAGATTATTTCCCAACGAAAAAAGATGGCTTTGAGCTGAACCCAACGGAGTTTTAA